One stretch of Halodesulfovibrio sp. MK-HDV DNA includes these proteins:
- a CDS encoding putative quinol monooxygenase has protein sequence MEFKDILVVTAHLRAKQGKETELRVALEQLVQDCDHHVGLLLYSVHQDASDPASFLFYEHYLSEKAFKDHLASEELKKAQVIFNELVDGEAQIETWHMAARIGEICQ, from the coding sequence ATGGAATTTAAAGATATTCTTGTTGTGACAGCTCATCTGCGAGCTAAACAGGGAAAAGAAACTGAGTTACGAGTAGCACTTGAACAACTCGTTCAGGATTGTGATCATCACGTTGGGCTTTTGTTGTACAGCGTACATCAGGACGCATCTGACCCGGCTTCATTCCTTTTCTATGAGCATTACCTTTCTGAAAAAGCATTCAAAGATCATCTTGCCAGCGAAGAACTTAAAAAAGCACAAGTTATTTTCAATGAACTCGTGGATGGTGAGGCCCAAATTGAAACTTGGCATATGGCAGCCAGGATTGGGGAAATCTGCCAGTAA
- a CDS encoding flavin reductase family protein yields the protein MEKINIGSQGFALPMPMAILGTQHEGCPNYMALAWVTRVNFSPPLIGIAVNNGHASHEAIMETGEFSINFPSTEMVKVTDYVGLVSARKTDKSDLFGHFYGKLQSAPLINECPLSLECKLHKTVEMPTNTFFIGEIIGTWCEERFMTEGVPDISKIKPFVLTMPDSRFWEVGRCIGHAWRDGKALKL from the coding sequence GTGGAAAAAATTAATATCGGGTCACAAGGTTTTGCCCTTCCTATGCCTATGGCCATTTTAGGAACTCAGCATGAAGGCTGTCCAAACTACATGGCGCTTGCTTGGGTTACGCGAGTAAACTTTTCCCCGCCGTTGATCGGCATTGCCGTCAACAATGGGCATGCCTCGCACGAAGCTATCATGGAGACCGGTGAGTTCAGTATTAATTTTCCTTCCACTGAGATGGTCAAAGTTACAGATTACGTAGGTCTGGTTTCCGCAAGGAAGACTGATAAATCAGATCTCTTCGGGCATTTCTACGGTAAACTTCAATCCGCCCCTCTTATAAATGAATGCCCGCTGTCTCTAGAGTGCAAACTCCATAAGACGGTCGAAATGCCGACCAACACATTTTTCATTGGTGAAATTATCGGCACATGGTGTGAAGAACGATTTATGACCGAAGGCGTTCCTGACATCTCGAAAATTAAACCTTTTGTTTTAACCATGCCGGACAGTCGCTTCTGGGAAGTAGGACGTTGTATCGGGCATGCCTGGCGAGACGGAAAAGCGCTTAAACTATAA
- a CDS encoding response regulator transcription factor, with product MAAPIRVLIVDDHDIVRIGLKGFLSGYDDIAIAGEAANGQEAVERVAELAPDVILMDMVMPVMDGIQAIQEIRDRKLSGKIIVLTSFATDDKVFPAIKSGAMGYLLKDSAPEDLLNAIRKVHSGEPSLAPDIARKLLAELSLPDAAEKPTPDPLTPREVDILRLVAQGMSNKSIAAEVFVSEATVRTHMTNILSKLHLANRVQATLYALREGLASLS from the coding sequence ATGGCTGCACCAATTCGAGTTCTCATTGTAGACGACCACGATATTGTACGCATTGGACTGAAGGGATTTCTTTCAGGCTATGATGATATAGCAATTGCCGGAGAAGCCGCCAACGGACAGGAAGCTGTCGAACGCGTGGCAGAGCTTGCACCGGATGTGATCCTCATGGATATGGTTATGCCTGTCATGGACGGCATTCAGGCCATTCAGGAAATTCGCGACCGCAAATTATCCGGTAAAATTATTGTGCTCACCAGCTTTGCTACAGACGACAAAGTCTTCCCTGCCATCAAGTCCGGCGCGATGGGATACCTGCTAAAAGATTCTGCACCGGAAGACCTCCTCAATGCTATCCGTAAGGTACATAGCGGAGAACCGTCTCTGGCTCCGGATATCGCGCGTAAACTGCTAGCGGAACTCTCGCTACCGGATGCAGCAGAAAAACCGACTCCTGACCCTCTTACGCCGCGTGAAGTTGATATCCTACGTCTTGTGGCACAGGGAATGAGCAACAAAAGCATTGCGGCAGAAGTGTTTGTCAGTGAAGCAACCGTGCGCACTCATATGACCAATATCCTCTCAAAACTGCATCTTGCTAACCGTGTGCAGGCCACTCTCTATGCTTTACGAGAAGGACTAGCCTCCCTTTCATAG